From Quercus lobata isolate SW786 chromosome 1, ValleyOak3.0 Primary Assembly, whole genome shotgun sequence, one genomic window encodes:
- the LOC115993099 gene encoding spermidine coumaroyl-CoA acyltransferase-like — translation MRKQVKPPLPAGYWGNGCVPMYAQLSAKELVEKPIWETAQLINKSKSRATDEYVRSFIDFQHLHYGDGITAGKGVSGFTDWRHLGHSTVDFGWGGPVTVLPLSRNLLGSVEPCFFLPYSSVSAGRKDGFKVLVNLRESAMPAFKEEMKEFGNHEFGLSRY, via the coding sequence ATGAGAAAACAGGTAAAGCCACCACTACCTGCCGGTTACTGGGGTAATGGCTGTGTTCCAATGTACGCGCAGCTTAGTGCCAAAGAGTTGGTAGAGAAACCTATTTGGGAAACAGCACAGCTGATCAACAAGAGCAAAAGCAGAGCCACTGATGAATATGTTCGCTCATTTATTGACTTCCAGCATCTGCATTACGGAGATGGGATCACAGCAGGAAAAGGAGTGAGTGGATTCACAGATTGGAGGCACTTAGGCCACTCAACTGTTGATTTTGGTTGGGGTGGTCCTGTAACAGTTTTGCCGCTCTCAAGAAACCTTCTTGGAAGTGTTGAGCCTTGCTTTTTCTTACCTTATTCTTCGGTGAGTGCTGGAAGGAAGGATGGTTTCAAGGTGTTAGTGAATTTGCGAGAGAGTGCCATGCCTGCTTTCAAGGAAGAGATGAAGGAGTTTGGCAACCACGAGTTTGGGCTGTCTAGATATTAA